TAATCGCCTGCCACTGAAGTAAATGCGGGGCCATTAAATTACGATATTCATAATCCGAAGCTCCAAATAAATATGTTACCGTATCATTCCAGAAAACCATTATGTTCGCCGCAATAACTTTACCTTCATGTTTAGCAAAATATAGTTTCACAAATGGCAATTCTAATAATTTTTTGTAATACTCTTGAGAGTAAAAAGTTATTCCTTGACGTTGTGTAGTTTTTTTAAGTAGTTCATAAAACTCCTTGAACTTGCTATTGTCAACTTCAACTTCAACTCCCTTTTTTCTGGCTAAATTAATATTGTAACGCGTTTTTTGATGCATACCAGCTAAAATTTCTTCTTCTTTCTGACGAATATCTAAAATTAATGTGTGGCGAGGCTGGATATCTGATTCAGATTTTTCAAACCCTTTTTCTGATAAAACATTCGCCCATTCTTGATCATTTGTGTATGGATCAACTTGCAAATACAAACATTTATTGTACTTAGCCAATTTATCAATTTCCTGCATTATTAATTGGAGAATTTTATCTTTGCCAACTGTCGCCTGATCATTAATAACTGGGCCACGCGGGGAATACAAAATTGATTGATTAATCTTTAATATTGTTTTGAATACAAATATTGAAGCTACCCAAGTATCGCCCTCAGTTATTACAAAACGCCAGACCTGGTCTTTTTGAGTCGCCATAAATTCGCTCCATTCCCAGGATTGTAAAAATGAACCTCCCTCGTTGGTACGGATAAATTCATTCCATTTTTGTTTATCATTAATTGTGGCTTCGCGAATTTGCATATAACTAAATATTTTTTAATACTTCCCTCACCTTTTCACTCACATCTTTTATACTCGGATCAACTTTTTTCAATGCTTCCTTGGATTGATACACTGAATAGCCCAACGAAACCAAAGCTTCAATCACCTCTGTATCTTCTCCCATTTCTTCCCTAGACTTGAGGCCATCCAATTTAACTGAAGCAGTAATTTTATTTTTTAATTCTAATACAATTCGCTCAGCAGTTTTCGCTCCAATACCAGAAACTCGTTTCAAAACTGAAGCATCGCCATTCACAATTGCAGAAACAATATCACCAACACTAGCTTCAGTAAATACGCCTAAAGCAGTTTTAGGACCAATCCCGGAAATTGAAATTAATTGCTCAAACAACTTTAGCTCTTCGTATTTTACAAATCCAAAAAGTAGTAATGCGTCCTCTCTCACATGCTGATATGTATACAATTCAACGTCATTACCTATTTTTACATTTAACAAAACTTCCGCTGGAACAAAAACCTTGTATCCGATTCCGTTATTCTCCACGACCAGGAAAGTACCATCTTTTTGTTTGATTTTACCACTAATAAATGCAATCATAATTCATTCTTTGTTATT
This region of Candidatus Falkowbacteria bacterium genomic DNA includes:
- a CDS encoding peptidoglycan bridge formation glycyltransferase FemA/FemB family protein, which codes for MQIREATINDKQKWNEFIRTNEGGSFLQSWEWSEFMATQKDQVWRFVITEGDTWVASIFVFKTILKINQSILYSPRGPVINDQATVGKDKILQLIMQEIDKLAKYNKCLYLQVDPYTNDQEWANVLSEKGFEKSESDIQPRHTLILDIRQKEEEILAGMHQKTRYNINLARKKGVEVEVDNSKFKEFYELLKKTTQRQGITFYSQEYYKKLLELPFVKLYFAKHEGKVIAANIMVFWNDTVTYLFGASDYEYRNLMAPHLLQWQAIKDAKDDGLWFYDFWGAAPAGAEGRESKWAGFTKFKMGFSPDAEITEYIGTYEKVYMPIKLGLYRFIRGRFKK
- the ruvA gene encoding Holliday junction branch migration protein RuvA, which encodes MIAFISGKIKQKDGTFLVVENNGIGYKVFVPAEVLLNVKIGNDVELYTYQHVREDALLLFGFVKYEELKLFEQLISISGIGPKTALGVFTEASVGDIVSAIVNGDASVLKRVSGIGAKTAERIVLELKNKITASVKLDGLKSREEMGEDTEVIEALVSLGYSVYQSKEALKKVDPSIKDVSEKVREVLKNI